From a region of the Panicum virgatum strain AP13 chromosome 2K, P.virgatum_v5, whole genome shotgun sequence genome:
- the LOC120694738 gene encoding 60S acidic ribosomal protein P0-like yields the protein MAIKRTKAEKKQAYDRKLCSLLDEYTKVLIALADNVGSKQLQDIRRGLRGDSVVLMGKNTLIRRCIKAYADKTGNHTFDPLMDLLVGNVGLIFTKGDLKEVREEVAKYKVGAPARVGLVAPVDVVVPPGNTGLDPSQTSFFQVLNIPTKINKGTVEIITPVELIKKGDKVGSSESALLAKLGIRPFSYGLQITNVYEDGSVFSPEVLDLTEEDLIEKFATGVSMVASLSLALSYPTLAAAPHMFINGYKNVLAVAVETDYSYPHADKIKEYLKDPSKFAVAAPVAAADSGAAAAPKEEEKKAEEPAEESDDDMGFSLFD from the exons ATGGCGATCAAGCGGACCAAGGCGGAGAAGAAGCAGGCGTACGACCGCAAGCTGTGCAGCCTGCTCGATGAGTACACCAAGGTGCTCATCGCCCTCGCCGACAACGTCGGCTCCAAGCAGCTCCAGGACATCCGCCGCGGGCTGAGGGGCGACTCCGTGGTGCTCATGGGGAAGAACACGCTCATCAGGCGCTGCATCAAGGCCTACGCCGACAAGACTGGGAACCACACCTTCGACCCGCTCATGGACCTGCTCGTCGGCAACGTCGGCctcatcttcaccaagggagaCCTCAAGGAGGTCCGCGAGGAGGTGGCCAAGTACAAG GTTGGTGCTCCTGCTCGTGTTGGGCTGGTTGCTCCAGTTGATGTCGTTGTCCCCCCTGGCAACACTGGCCTGGATCCCTCCCAGACCTCTTTCTTCCAG GTGCTCAACATCCCCACAAAGATTAACAAGGGTACTGTGGAAATTATTACCCCTGTGGAGCTGATCAAGAAGGGTGACAAAGTGGGCTCATCTGAGTCTGCTCTTCTCGCCAAGCTGGGTATCCGCCCGTTCTCGTATGGTCTCCAGATCACCAATGTCTATGAGGATGGGTCAGTCTTTAGCCCTGAGGTTCTTGACCTGACTGAGGAAGACCTTATTGAGAAGTTTGCCACTGGTGTCTCCATGGTTGCCTCTCTGTCCCTGGCGCTCTCGTACCCCACCCTTGCTGCTGCGCCCCACATGTTTATCAATGGGTACAAGAATGTGCTTGCTGTTGCTGTGGAGACGGACTACTCGTACCCGCATGCTGACAAGATCAAGGAGTACCTCAAG GACCCAAGCAAGTTTGCTGTTGCTGCACCGGTTGCTGCTGCGGACTCTggtgctgcagctgctcccaaggaagaagagaagaaggcgGAAGAGCCTGCTGAGGAGTCGGACGACGACATGGGTTTCAGCCTGTTCGACTAG
- the LOC120694739 gene encoding elongation factor 1-alpha-like, producing the protein MGKEKVHINIVVIGHVDSGKSTTTGHLIYKLGGIDKRVIERFEKEAAEMNKRSFKYAWVLDKLKAERERGITIDIALWKFETTKYYCTVIDAPGHRDFIKNMITGTSQADCAVLIIDSTTGGFEAGISKDGQTREHALLAFTLGVRQMICCCNKMDATTPKYSKARYDEIVKEVASYLKKVGYNPDKIPFVPISGFEGDNMIERSTNLDWYKGPTLLEALDQINEPKRPSDKPLRLPLQDVYKIGGIGTVPVGRVETGVLKPGMVVTFAPTGLTTEVKSVEMHHESMQEALPGDNVGFNVKNVAVKDLKRGYVASNSKDDPAKEAASFTAQVIIMNHPGQIGNGYAPVLDCHTSHIAVKFSELLTKIDRRSGKELESAPKFLKNGDAGFVKMIPTKPMVVETFSEYPPLGRFAVRDMRQTVAVGVIKSVEKKDPTGAKVTKAAAKKK; encoded by the exons ATGGGTAAGGAGAAGGTTCACATCAACATTGTGGTCATCGGCCATGTCGACTCTGGCAAGTCCACGACCACCGGCCACCTCATCTACAAGCTGGGAGGCATCGACAAGCGCGTCATCGAGAGGTTCGAGAAGGAGGCCGCCGAGATGAACAAGAGGTCCTTCAAGTACGCCTGGGTCCTCGACAAGCTCAAGGCCGAGCGCGAGAGGGGCATCACCATCGACATTGCCCTGTGGAAGTTCGAGACCACCAAGTACTACTGCACAGTGATCGACGCTCCCGGACACCGTGACTTCATCAAGAACATGATCACCGGGACCTCCCAGGCCGATTGCGCCGTGCTCATCATCGACTCCACCACTGGTGGCTTTGAGGCAGGCATCTCCAAGGACGGCCAGACCCGTGAGCACGCCCTCCTTGCCTTCACGCTTGGTGTCAGGCAGATGATCTGCTGTTGCAACAAG ATGGACGCCACCACTCCCAAGTACTCCAAGGCTCGGTACGACGAGATCGTCAAGGAAGTGGCGTCGTACCTGAAGAAGGTGGGGTACAATCCGGACAAGATCCCCTTCGTGCCCATTTCCGGGTTCGAAGGTGACAACATGATCGAGAGGTCGACGAACCTGGACTGGTACAAGGGCCCGACCCTCCTGGAGGCGCTGGACCAGATCAACGAGCCGAAGCGGCCGTCGGACAAGCCCCTCCGCCTTCCCCTGCAGGACGTGTACAAGATCGGCGGCATCGGCACCGTCCCGGTGGGCCGCGTGGAGACGGGCGTCCTGAAGCCCGGCATGGTGGTCACCTTCGCGCCCACCGGCCTGACGACGGAGGTGAAGTCGGTGGAGATGCACCACGAGTCGATGCAGGAGGCGCTGCCGGGCGACAACGTCGGGTTCAACGTGAAGAACGTGGCGGTCAAGGACCTGAAGCGCGGCTACGTGGCGTCCAACTCCAAGGACGACCCCGCCAAGGAGGCCGCCAGCTTCACGGCGCAGGTGATCATCATGAACCACCCGGGGCAGATCGGCAATGGCTACGCCCCGGTGCTGGACTGCCACACGTCCCACATCGCCGTCAAGTTCTCGGAGCTGCTGACCAAGATCGACAGGCGCTCCGGCAAGGAGCTCGAGAGCGCCCCCAAGTTCCTCAAGAACGGCGACGCTGGGTTCGTCAAGATGATCCCCACCAAGCCCATGGTGGTGGAGACGTTCTCAGAGTACCCGCCGCTGGGGCGGTTCGCTGTGCGGGACATGAGGCAGACGGTGGCTGTCGGCGTGATCAAGAGCGTGGAGAAGAAGGACCCAACGGGAGCAAAGGTCACCAAGGCTGCGGCTaagaagaaataa